GGACCAAGGAGCTGATGTGGATTCCAGGCTTCCTGCTGTTCGCCCTGGTGGTCTGGTTGCAGCGTCGCCGGCGGGCTAACGGTACGGCTTGAGTTGAGCCTGACGCCCCTCCCGCTGCGCAGCTTGTTGCGCAGCGGGCTGTTGATAAGTCTCTGGGGATCAGGCTGTAGGCCTTGTAGCCATTGGCTTTGAGCGTGCTGCGCAGAAAACTGCGCAGCCCTGCGCAACAAGTTGCTCAGCTTTTAGTGATCTGGCGCACAGTGGGTTTGAGTTCTCGCTTTAAATAATCACAAAGCATTGATTTATAAGGTTTTTATTTAATTGGCATGCTTGTCGCTATAGGGAGGGTTCCCGGATCACTGCAGATCCATGACCCAAGGCAAGGAAAGCACTCATGCCAACACCCGCGTATCTGTCCCTCGAAGGCACCAAACAAGGCCTGATCACTGCCGGCACCTTCACCGAAGATTCCGTCGGTAACATCTTCCAGGAAGGTCATGAAGACCAGATCCTGGTTCAAGCCTTCAACCACCAGGTCATCATCCCGCGTGATCCGCAGTCCGGTCAGCCGACTGGCCAGCGCGTTCACAAGCCGCTGATGATCACCAAAGTCTTCGACAAATCCTCGCCGCTGATCTTCAACTCCCTGACCTCCGGTGAGCGTCTGTCCAAGTGCCGTCTGGAGTGGTACCGCACTTCCTCCACCGGTACTCAAGAGCACTACTTCACCATCGAGCTGGAAGATGCCGTGATCGTTGACGTGCAGTCGCGTATGCCGAACTGCCAGGATCCAGGCATGGCTCACTTCACCCACCTCGAAGACGTGTACTTCACCTACCGCAAAATCGTCTGGACCCACGAAGTCTCCGGTACTTCCGGCTCCGACGACTGGCGTACCCCGATCTCCGCCTAAGCATTGGCTGAGTTCGCGTAATACCGCTTCGGCCAGGCTTGTCCTGGCCGAAGCGTTTCTAGTGAGACCTGCGTCGCCAAACGCTGGCAGGCATCGCGCAAAATCGCGAACAGGCACGGCTTCCATGCCAAGCCTGGTTTAGAAATGCGCAGTGGTTTGATTCATGGAACGAAACGAGAGGAACAACGAATGTTCGCCGCCGCCAACCAGACTCACTTCAGCCTGACGATCGAAGGCGTTAGCCACGATCTGCAGGTACTCGAATTCAACGGTCGCGAGGCGATCAGTCAGCCCTTCGAGTTCGAACTGGAGCTGGTCAGCGAACGTCCTGACCTGGATCTGGAAAGCCTGCTGCATCAGGCCGCCTTTCTCGCCTTCGATCAGGCCGGCCACGGCATTCACGGGCAGATCTACCGCGCCGCCCAGGGCGAATCCGGCAAGCGCCTGACCCGCTACCACGTGACCTTGCGCCCGCAACTGGCGTACCTGGCACACCGCACCAACCAACGCATCTTCCAGCACCTGACGGTGGAGAAGATCATCAGCCAAGTACTGCAAGAGCACGGCATTCAGGCCAACGCCTACCAATTCCAACTCGGCTCGATCTACCCCGAGCGTGAGTACTGCGTGCAGTACGACGAATCCGATCTGCACTTTGTCCAGCGCCTGTGCGAGGAAGAGGGTATTCACTACCACTTCCAGCACAGCGAACAAGGCCACGTACTGACTTTTGGCGACGACCAAACGGCCTTCCCCAAACTCGCGCCAACCGCCTATCAGCAAGACAGCGGCCTGGTCGCTGACAAACCGGTGATCAAGCGCTTCGGCGTGCGAGTGGAAACCCGCTCGAGCCGGGTCACCCGCCGTGACTATGACTTCGAAAAACCCAAGCTGCTGATGGAGGCGGACGCCAAGAGCGCGTTCAAACCCGATCTTGAGGATTACGACTACCCCGGCCGTTTTGTCGACCGCGAGCGCGGCAAACACCTCAGCCAGCGCATTCTCGAACGCCATCGCCACGACTTCGAACGGGCGCAGGGCGACGGCGATCAGCCGCTGCTGGTCAGCGGCCACTTCCTGGCGCTGACCGAGCACCCGCGCGCCAGCTGGAACGACCTCTGGCTGCTCACTGAAATCCACCACGAAGGCAAACAGCCGCAGGTGCTGGAAGAGTCGGTGACCAGTCACGCCGAAGTCAGCGATGGCTTCCAGCAGGGCTACCGCAACCGCTTTACCGCCACGCCCTGGACCGTGCTGTATCGGCCGCCGCTCCACCACCCGAAACCGCGCATTCTCGGCAGCCAAAGCGCGGTGGTCACCGGGCCTGCGGGTGAAGAAATCCACTGCGACCAATATGGTCGGGTCAAGGTGCAATTCTTTTGGGACCGCATCGGTGCGGCCGACGACAAAACCAGCTGCTGGCTGCGCGTGAGCTCAAGCTGGGCCGGCGACCGTTACGGCGGCATCGCCATTCCACGGGTCGGCATGGAGGTGCTGGTCACCTTCCTCGAAGGCGACCCCGATCAACCGCTGGTCACTGGCTGCCTGTACCACGCCGAACACGTGGTGCCCTACGACCTGCCGGCGAACAAAACCCGCAGC
This DNA window, taken from Pseudomonas sp. SG20056, encodes the following:
- a CDS encoding Hcp family type VI secretion system effector, translating into MPTPAYLSLEGTKQGLITAGTFTEDSVGNIFQEGHEDQILVQAFNHQVIIPRDPQSGQPTGQRVHKPLMITKVFDKSSPLIFNSLTSGERLSKCRLEWYRTSSTGTQEHYFTIELEDAVIVDVQSRMPNCQDPGMAHFTHLEDVYFTYRKIVWTHEVSGTSGSDDWRTPISA
- the tssI gene encoding type VI secretion system tip protein TssI/VgrG yields the protein MFAAANQTHFSLTIEGVSHDLQVLEFNGREAISQPFEFELELVSERPDLDLESLLHQAAFLAFDQAGHGIHGQIYRAAQGESGKRLTRYHVTLRPQLAYLAHRTNQRIFQHLTVEKIISQVLQEHGIQANAYQFQLGSIYPEREYCVQYDESDLHFVQRLCEEEGIHYHFQHSEQGHVLTFGDDQTAFPKLAPTAYQQDSGLVADKPVIKRFGVRVETRSSRVTRRDYDFEKPKLLMEADAKSAFKPDLEDYDYPGRFVDRERGKHLSQRILERHRHDFERAQGDGDQPLLVSGHFLALTEHPRASWNDLWLLTEIHHEGKQPQVLEESVTSHAEVSDGFQQGYRNRFTATPWTVLYRPPLHHPKPRILGSQSAVVTGPAGEEIHCDQYGRVKVQFFWDRIGAADDKTSCWLRVSSSWAGDRYGGIAIPRVGMEVLVTFLEGDPDQPLVTGCLYHAEHVVPYDLPANKTRSLFKTLSSPGGGGYNELRIEDKKGAEQIYIHAERDWDENIEHDQKIRIGNERHDTVEANSYSEFKAEEHRTTHLDRKSEVKANDHLTVGNNQHIKIGTGQFINAGQEIHLSSGQKVVLEAGSELTFKAAGSFIKLDASGITLVGPIIKINSGGAPGSGSGAAPILPGMVKPADADVPGAVLEHRLKQARLANNPLVELCQKPKGGTPLQCPLANCPCRAALQVGSQG